The Neorhodopirellula lusitana sequence GCATCGGCGTGATCCTAACGTTTCTGTTTGGCGCCTTTCCCGCACTCCTCAACCGAGAGTACACACTGAACGTGTACTTCCCTTCGGCCGAGGGCATCAACACAAACACACCCGTGCTTCGCGATGGCGTGAAGATCGGCCGTGTCAGCGACATTCAGCTTCAAGATGAAGGCGGCGTGCTGCTGATGTTGGCCATGAGTGCCGAACACACGATGTCGCATCACTACATTCCACAAATCGGCATCGGCTCGCTGATCACGGGCGACTCGAAACTTGAGTTTCGCAAAGCCGAACCAAGAGAACTGAAGGTGCTATTCGAGTCCGACCAGGACATGATTGAACGCTCCTACAGCGATGGTGAGTACTTCGCTTACGGGCAAAAACTGGACGATCCATTCTCCCTGCTCTTTGGCATGGAAGACGAACTGCGCACCACCTTCAAGAGCATCCGCGGGGCAGGGGACGCCGTCCAAAACATCGGCGATAGCATCCAAGGTCTCGTGCAAGATGTGCGTGGTGTCATTGGACTGGAAAACACTCCTCCTGCTTATCCCAACCAAACATCATGGCCCGCCAACCCAACTGGGCATGCCAAACGAACCGGACACCAACTTGCTTCATGGCAACCGATGCGCACACATCCCTACATGCAAAACAGCTTGGGAATGATTCCAGCACCGGACTGGGTGAAAGCCCCCTCGGCCGCACCTCAAGTGCAACTTGCGGTCGCCGTTGGCGAGGCACATTCGAAAGGCCTCATCGCGCAAACCGCGGCCTACCAAAACCAGGGTGGTTTCCGACCGCCAACTGGCGCGGCCCCCGGTAACAAAGTCACACTGATTGACTTGCAAAACGAAGCGATTCAAACCCTGCAAGAGCTTCAAGGCGCAATCCGTGACGCGAGGTCC is a genomic window containing:
- a CDS encoding MlaD family protein, coding for MDDSKLRFGVGVLVIAAIGIGVILTFLFGAFPALLNREYTLNVYFPSAEGINTNTPVLRDGVKIGRVSDIQLQDEGGVLLMLAMSAEHTMSHHYIPQIGIGSLITGDSKLEFRKAEPRELKVLFESDQDMIERSYSDGEYFAYGQKLDDPFSLLFGMEDELRTTFKSIRGAGDAVQNIGDSIQGLVQDVRGVIGLENTPPAYPNQTSWPANPTGHAKRTGHQLASWQPMRTHPYMQNSLGMIPAPDWVKAPSAAPQVQLAVAVGEAHSKGLIAQTAAYQNQGGFRPPTGAAPGNKVTLIDLQNEAIQTLQELQGAIRDARSILGNEQVRQGINDTVTRLPGVLDEATATLKTTQRTFDSFAEVGEQFEQVGDVAEAALTELKDTAGDTLQSFQATAQNIEAITEPISQRSGELVEAVLRSLANVDNALFQIDTFGETLNNSDGTLKRIMEDDELYYEFRRTLENIEAATARVRPILDDVRVFTDKIARDPRQLGVRGALGKRPTGAGLK